A DNA window from Motacilla alba alba isolate MOTALB_02 chromosome 28, Motacilla_alba_V1.0_pri, whole genome shotgun sequence contains the following coding sequences:
- the LOC119712361 gene encoding LOW QUALITY PROTEIN: perilipin-4-like (The sequence of the model RefSeq protein was modified relative to this genomic sequence to represent the inferred CDS: deleted 2 bases in 1 codon): MASGKTPTPDLLKAEEQQSVSAVNRVTSLPLLNSAFNLVSSAYNHTKESHPCLGGVCSVAETVAAVAVGSVVGGAQPILSQLEPQIALVNEYACKGLDQLEENLPFLQQPADKVISDTKQLVATKVTSAMDAACEAKEAVAGKVTEAVDLTKNVVGDSVKLTRSVVTSTVSSAVEAAQGAKELVTSKVTEAVDVTKHMVEDSVDRTKSAVASKIVNAVEAAQGAKELVTSKVTEAVDLSKHLVEDSVDRTKSAVTSTITAAVGAAQGAKELVTNKVTDAVDKVTKAVDVTKHMVEDSVDMTKSAVASTIVSAVEAAQGAKELVTDKVTKAVDLSKHIVEDSVDLTKSAVASTIVNAVEAAQGAKELVTSKVTEAVDVTKHTVEDGIDRTKSAVASTITAAVGAAQGAKDLVANKVTEAVDLTKGAVQDSVEKTKSVVTSTVSTALDAAYGTITSKINTALEQGREVLQEGMEMTNSVVTNSISKAKAVSQAVAGGVESVLGMSEDLVDHYLPMTEEELGKLATTVQGFGVASVEEQKRQRSYFVRLGSLSGRLRHRAYQHSLAKLQGFRHRTQDTLSRLQLAIKLVPTRFALLPPVCSLSCPPAGSSSSIPHQLRVTLAPSLAGKRLCLSVCACNNLSSHFSYQIESVKQEVGQKLLEGQAKLHQLWVDWSLTQPKGNQVRTACQPEVEPRTLAMLRIITQQLQPAYHSLKLSIHGLPSSIQEGVSRATRHIHKLHSSFSRAVSFQDLSRATLARSQERVAEARRSLDVLFEYVTRNIPLNWIVGPFRAMATGAQDSRKHKKEEMRSDRKSPKLEKAPRSQEVTKAPEEPKGTNRLSDKWCEVLEKLEEKAGKDTEVALAAKEIKTSAAQEDL; encoded by the exons ATGGCCTCAGGAAAGACCCCAACCCCAGACCTGCTgaaggctgaggagcagcagagcgTG AGCGCTGTCAATCGAGTCACCAGCCTGCCCTTGCTCAATTCTGCCTTCAACCTGGTCTCCTCTGCCTACAACCACACCAAGGAGTCCCACCCCTGCCTCGGTGGTGTCTGCAGCGTGGCTGAGACcgtggctgctgtggctgtgggcagCGTGGTCGGAGGGGCACAGCCCATCCTGAGCCAGCTCGAGCCACAGA TCGCCCTTGTGAATGAATATGCCTGTAAAGGTCTGGATCAGCTGGAGGAGAACttgcccttcctgcagcagccagcagacaAG GTAATCTCAGACACCAAGCAGCTGGTGGCCACCAAAGTGACATCTGCTATGGACGCTGCCTGCGAGGCCAAGGAAGCGGTGGCTGGTAAAGTCACTGAAGCTGTGGACCTCACTAAAAATGTTGTTGGGGACAGTGTCAAGCTGACCAGGTCTGTGGTCACCTCCActgtcagcagtgctgtggaggctgcccagggggcCAAGGAGCTGGTGACCAGCAAGGTGACAGAGGCTGTGGATGTCACCAAGCACATGGTGGAGGACAGCGTTGACAGGACCAAGTCTGCTGTTGCCTCTAAGATTGTCAATGCTGTGGAGGCTGCCCAGGGTGCCAAGGAGCTGGTGACCAGCAAGGTGACAGAGGCTGTGGACCTCAGTAAGCACCTTGTGGAGGACAGTGTGGACAGAACCAAGTCTGCTGTGACTTCCACCatcactgcagctgtgggggctgcccagggagccaAGGAGCTGGTGACCAACAAGGTGACAGATGCTGTGGACAAGGTCACCAAAGCCGTGGATGTCACCAAGCACATGGTGGAGGACAGCGTTGACATGACCAAGTCTGCAGTTGCTTCCACGATTGTCAGCGCTGTGGAGGCTGCTCAAGGGGCCAAGGAGCTGGTGACAGACAAGGTGACCAAGGCAGTGGACCTCAGTAAACACATCGTAGAAGACAGCGTTGACCTGACCAAGTCTGCAGTTGCCTCTACAATTGTGAATGCAGTGGAGGCTGCCCAGGGTGCCAAGGAGCTGGTGACCAGCAAGGTGACAGAGGCCGTGGATGTCACCAAGCACACGGTGGAGGACGGCATTGACAGGACCAAGTCTGCTGTTGCTTCCACCATCACTGCAGCTgttggggctgcccagggggcCAAGGACCTGGTGGCCAACAAGGTGACCGAAGCAGTGGACCTGACCAAAGGGGCTGTTCAAGACAGCGTTGAGAAAACCAAATCCGTGGTCACCTCTACGGTCAGTACAGCTCTGGATGCTGCCTACGGCACCATCACCAGCAAGATCaacacagccctggagcagggcagggaggttCTCCAGGAGGGCATGGAGATGACCAACTCAGTGGTGACCAACAGCATAAGCAAAGCCAAGGCAGTGAGCCAGGCAGTGGCTGGAGGTGTGGAGTCTGTCCTGGGAATGTCAGAAGATCTGGTGGATCACTACCTCCCAATGACCGAGGAGGAGCTAG GTAAACTGGCCACCACGGTGCAGGGCTTCGGCGTGGCCTCCGTGGAGGAGCAGAAGAGGCAGCGCAGTTACTTTGTGCGCCTGGGCTCGCTGTCGGGCAGGCTGCGGCACCGAGCCTACCAGCACTCCCTGGCCAAGCTGCAGGGCTTCAGGCACCGCACCCAGGACACCCTGTCACGGCTGCAGCTGGCAATAAAACTGGTACCAACACGCTttgccctccttcctcctgtcTGTAGcctttcctgccctccagctggAAGCTCTTCCTCCATCCCCCACCAGCTCCGTGTCACCTtggctccttccctggcagggaagCGCTTGTGcctctctgtgtgtgcttgca ACAAcctttcctctcatttttcctATCAGATTGAATCTGTGAAACAGGAGGTTGGCCAGAAGCTTCTGGAAGGGCAGGCGAAGCTCCATCAGCTGTGGGTGGACTGGAGCCTGACGCAGCCCAAAGGGAACCAAGTCAGAACGGCGTGCCAGCCAGAG GTGGAGCCGCGCACCCTGGCCATGCTGAGGATCatcacccagcagctccagcccgcCTACCACAGCCTCAAGCTCAGCATCCACGgcctccccagcagcatccaggaAGGCGTGTCTCGGGCCACTCGACACATCCACAAGCTCCACAGCTCTTtctccagggctgtgtccttCCAGGACCTCTCCAGAGCCACCCTGGCCCGGAGCCAGGAGCGTGTGGCAGAGGCCCGGAGGTCCCTCGATGTCCTCTTTGAGTATGTCACTCGCAACATCCCCCTGAACTGGATTGTGGGGCCCTTCAGGGCCATGGCCACGGGGGCACAGGACAGCAGAAAGCACAAGAAAGAAGAGATGAGGAGTGATAGAAAATCACCCAAGCTGGAAAAGGCTCCACGATCCCAGGAGGTGACAAAGGCACCTGAGGAGCCAAAGGGAACCAACAGGCTCTCAGACAAATGGTGTGAAGTGCTagagaagctggaggagaaggcaggCAAGGACACAGAGGTGGCCCTGGCTGCAAAGGAGATAAAAACCAGTGCAGCACAGGAAGATCTCTGA